AAGGGATTGGCAGGAACTTCTGGCTCTTTGCAGTGGGTCGCTTTATTTCACAGCTCGGCTGGGCGGTTCAGGACGTCGCTTTGCCACTCTATGTTCTCGACAAAACGCACAGCGGGACCATGATGACGGCATTTATCTTGGCTGAGATGGTGCCAGCTTTGATTGTTATGCCCTTCGCCGGTGTGGTTGGAGACCGCTACAACAGAAAGCACCTGATGGTCAGTTTTGACCTCGCGCGCGGAGTTCTTCTCTTCGGCGTTTTAGCTTTCAATCTGCTCTCAATCAAGCAACTCCTCGTTGTTCAGGTTGTCATGGCCACGATGGGAGCGTTTTTTGGAGCATCAACGAGCGCAATGTTTCCTGACCTCGTTGACTCTGACGAGCTTGAGAGAGCCAACTCCATAACGAGCTCATTCAACATTTTCGCAAGGCTTGTTGGCCCGGCCCTCGGTGGCTTCATCTACGCGGTTGGGGGGATAGCCTTAGCACTCTTCGTCAACGCGGTGAGTTTCTTCGGCTCCGGTCTCTTTGAAATCCTCATCAAATACGAATGGAAGGCGAAGAAACTTGAGGGCTTTTCTCAAGTAGTATCGGACTTAAGGGAGGGTATATCCTTCATCCGCTCGAACCGCTACCTCTGGACGCTTATGGGTTTTGCAATATTCATGATAGCATTCGCCCAGCCCTTTGGAGCCGTTCTGATGCCTTACTCCATGAGGGAAATCCTGAAGTTCTCAAGCTACCAGTTTGGACTCCAGGAGAGCGCCTTCATGGTTGGAGCTTTAATAGGGAACGTGCTCATAGCAACGAAATTCGGCAGAAAAGCTGGTAGATATCTCTTTCACGCACTTCTTTTCAATGGTTTGCTTATACTCGCCTTTACGTGGTTAATAAGCCCCTTTTCGGATTTTTCCAGAAATACGGCATTTTTTGCCCTCGCAATAGTAAACGTCCTCTGGGGTACTCTCTCGGCCTTTATAGACGTCCCAATAACAGCTAGGATACAGCGCGCCGTCCCAAGTGAGGTGCGCGGGAGGGTCTTCTCGGCCATGGCAGTGCTCATGCATTCGGCTGGTCCCTTCGGGCTAATCGCTGTCGGTCCTCTCCTTGACAGGTTCCCAGCGTGGCTTGTCTCGCTCAGTCTCTGGACAGGAATGGGGGTGGTGGTGCTCTACTATTGGGCAAGGTACAGGGACATCCTAACTGGAGATTCAGAAGCTACAAATGGATAACGGGCCAGAAAAAGCGTAAAATTTTTAAGTTACTTTTTGTTTCTAAACTTGGGGGTGGGACCCATGGCGGCGGTGGACCTCGTGATGGGAAAGATACTAACGGACATGCTTGAAATAGACGGTGTTATTGGAACGATAGTGGTTGACAAGGACGGCCTTGTAATCGAATCGGCCATGAAGAAGAACCTCGACAGGGAAGCTATAGCCGGAGTTCTCCATGAGCTGGTCTCCGCGATAAAGCTGATGGGGGACCAGTTTGGGGCCGGCGAGCTTAAGGAAGCCATACTCGAATACAAGAACGCAAGAACCTTCGTGAACCCAATTGGTGGAGACTATTACCTTATAGTTATCGGCGATGAGAACCTTAACCTTGGAAGAATGAAACTCGAGCTGAGAAAGGTCCTTCCAAAGCTCGATGAGATGCTCTACTGATTTTCTTTCCATTTTGGGGGTGAGAAGATGCCAGTGAAGATACTGTCGTTTCTTTGGGGCAGGGGAAAGCCAGAAATATACGAAATGGTCATCACGCAGGATGGCCTGAGCCTCGAGGGCAACGAGAACCTTGGAGCCCACATAGAGGACATCCTCCACTACGTCGAGAAGAAGGCTCCCGAACTCGGAGTCAAGAAGGAGGAACTTCAAATATTTATCAAGAATGGCAAGAAGGTCATAGCAATACGTAGGATGGAAGGGCTCGGCGTTGCCGTCGTTAGCTCGTCTATAGAGGGTGCCATTGAGGCCCTAAA
The sequence above is a segment of the Thermococcus sp. genome. Coding sequences within it:
- a CDS encoding MFS transporter — translated: METRKGIGRNFWLFAVGRFISQLGWAVQDVALPLYVLDKTHSGTMMTAFILAEMVPALIVMPFAGVVGDRYNRKHLMVSFDLARGVLLFGVLAFNLLSIKQLLVVQVVMATMGAFFGASTSAMFPDLVDSDELERANSITSSFNIFARLVGPALGGFIYAVGGIALALFVNAVSFFGSGLFEILIKYEWKAKKLEGFSQVVSDLREGISFIRSNRYLWTLMGFAIFMIAFAQPFGAVLMPYSMREILKFSSYQFGLQESAFMVGALIGNVLIATKFGRKAGRYLFHALLFNGLLILAFTWLISPFSDFSRNTAFFALAIVNVLWGTLSAFIDVPITARIQRAVPSEVRGRVFSAMAVLMHSAGPFGLIAVGPLLDRFPAWLVSLSLWTGMGVVVLYYWARYRDILTGDSEATNG
- a CDS encoding roadblock/LC7 domain-containing protein; its protein translation is MAAVDLVMGKILTDMLEIDGVIGTIVVDKDGLVIESAMKKNLDREAIAGVLHELVSAIKLMGDQFGAGELKEAILEYKNARTFVNPIGGDYYLIVIGDENLNLGRMKLELRKVLPKLDEMLY